A genomic window from Micromonospora violae includes:
- a CDS encoding DUF4956 domain-containing protein yields MSQLVLFAIDICAVALLVFGLYFPRHRRRDLVVAYLGVNVGVLAVASALSASDVGAGLGLGLALFGVLSIIRLRSTELDQHEVAYYFSALALGILGALSTTSVWLSGGLMALIVAVMFVGDHRRLLRHYRHQIMVLDSAVTDQVALVAHLEQLLNARVHNAIVQRLDLVNETTVVDVRYSVARRSGTAGTGGPVRAGALR; encoded by the coding sequence ATGTCGCAGCTCGTCCTGTTCGCGATCGACATCTGCGCGGTGGCGCTGCTCGTCTTCGGGCTCTACTTCCCGCGACACCGTCGGCGCGACCTGGTCGTCGCGTACCTGGGGGTCAACGTCGGCGTCCTCGCGGTGGCCAGCGCGCTGAGCGCCAGCGATGTCGGTGCCGGGCTCGGACTGGGGCTGGCGCTGTTCGGGGTGCTCTCCATCATCCGACTCCGGTCGACGGAGCTCGACCAGCACGAGGTGGCGTACTACTTCAGCGCTCTCGCACTGGGCATTCTCGGCGCGCTCAGCACCACCTCGGTCTGGCTCAGCGGGGGCCTGATGGCACTCATCGTCGCGGTGATGTTCGTCGGTGATCACCGGCGGCTGCTCCGGCACTACCGGCACCAGATCATGGTGCTCGACTCCGCCGTCACCGACCAGGTCGCCCTCGTCGCCCATCTGGAGCAACTGCTCAACGCCCGCGTGCACAACGCCATCGTCCAGCGACTCGACCTGGTCAACGAGACCACAGTGGTCGACGTCCGGTACTCGGTCGCCCGGCGCAGCGGAACGGCCGGCACCGGCGGACCCGTGCGGGCCGGAGCGCTCCGATGA
- a CDS encoding CotH kinase family protein — translation MTTRNTGLPMVALRAAGIAAATVFVAGLLVVSSPQAGAEPVAASQAARPVAAPAAADDLTGDIIFSVPSGTFQGEVAVTLSSTVSGAQIRYTTNGQPPTAQSSLYSGSALRFTRTTQLRAQAFVDQTPTGAPGTAMYAAQNVTTAHDLPVVLIDSYGAGRPDREYFDATTMMFEPAGGGTTSLAAAPTLSTRAGFRLRGNSSATFEKTPFRVEFWDNEDDDADYPVLGMPADSDWVLRGPFPDKALIREALVYDLGREMGLPAPRYRFVEFYLNTDAGPVGASDYMGVYMFMETIKNSKDRLDLKQLDEDDVTLPKIQGGYIWKFEWMAAEEPTLPCTGPAATCWNYLEVADPSPLQPQQRDWLRGHIQEFHDVLHSSNFADPTTGYRKYIDVDSFIDLMIINELSREMDAYVRSSHFYKDRDSKIFAGPLWDFDLSFGVGGFFANDQVSGWQHQQTRQPSANDWFAQLLRDPAFVNQARSRWQTLRRGLLSDAALQTRINALATPLTNAAQRNFQRWPILTAPTVSFFRTPTSPTWQGQVQVMQDWMLRRAAWLDSTAGWGGSVTTPPPTTPPPTTPPPTTPPPAAGCTATYAMTNQWTGGFQGEVRVTAGTSAISNWTVTWTFPGGQSVTQAWNATVTSQGSTVTARNVAYNGALGAGASTTFGFLGSSTGTPSTPTLTCTAS, via the coding sequence ATGACCACCCGCAACACCGGTCTCCCGATGGTGGCACTTCGTGCCGCCGGGATCGCCGCCGCCACCGTGTTCGTCGCAGGGCTGCTCGTGGTGTCTTCGCCACAGGCCGGCGCCGAACCCGTAGCCGCCAGCCAGGCCGCCAGACCCGTCGCCGCACCGGCCGCGGCAGACGACCTGACCGGCGACATCATCTTCTCCGTACCCAGCGGCACCTTCCAGGGGGAGGTGGCGGTGACGCTGAGCAGCACGGTCAGCGGCGCCCAGATCCGCTACACCACCAACGGGCAGCCGCCCACCGCCCAGTCGTCGCTCTATTCCGGCTCGGCGCTGCGCTTCACCCGCACCACCCAGTTGCGGGCACAGGCGTTCGTCGACCAGACCCCGACGGGCGCGCCCGGCACCGCCATGTACGCCGCGCAGAACGTCACCACCGCGCACGACCTGCCGGTGGTGCTGATCGATTCGTACGGCGCGGGTCGGCCAGATCGTGAGTACTTCGACGCCACCACCATGATGTTCGAACCGGCGGGCGGTGGTACCACCTCGTTGGCGGCCGCCCCGACCCTCAGCACCCGAGCCGGGTTCCGGCTGCGCGGCAACTCGTCCGCGACGTTCGAGAAGACGCCGTTCCGCGTCGAGTTCTGGGACAACGAGGACGACGACGCCGACTACCCGGTGCTGGGCATGCCCGCCGACTCCGACTGGGTGTTGCGGGGCCCGTTCCCGGACAAGGCGCTGATCCGCGAGGCGCTCGTCTACGACCTCGGACGCGAGATGGGGCTGCCGGCGCCGCGCTACCGGTTTGTCGAGTTCTATCTCAACACGGACGCCGGCCCGGTGGGTGCCAGCGACTACATGGGCGTCTACATGTTCATGGAGACGATCAAGAACTCCAAGGACCGCCTCGACCTGAAGCAGTTGGACGAAGACGATGTGACCCTGCCGAAGATCCAGGGCGGGTACATCTGGAAGTTCGAGTGGATGGCGGCCGAGGAGCCCACGCTGCCGTGCACCGGGCCGGCCGCCACCTGCTGGAACTACCTTGAGGTGGCCGATCCGTCGCCCCTGCAACCGCAACAACGGGACTGGTTACGCGGTCACATCCAGGAGTTCCACGACGTGCTGCACTCGTCGAACTTCGCCGACCCGACCACCGGTTACCGCAAGTACATCGATGTCGACTCCTTCATCGACCTCATGATCATCAACGAGTTGAGTCGGGAGATGGACGCGTACGTCCGTAGCTCGCACTTCTACAAGGACCGGGACAGCAAGATCTTCGCGGGTCCGCTGTGGGACTTCGACCTCAGCTTCGGCGTCGGCGGGTTCTTCGCCAACGACCAGGTGTCGGGCTGGCAGCATCAGCAGACCCGGCAGCCGTCGGCGAACGACTGGTTCGCCCAGTTGCTGCGGGACCCCGCGTTCGTCAACCAGGCCCGATCGCGCTGGCAGACGCTCCGACGCGGCCTGCTCTCCGACGCCGCGCTCCAGACCCGGATCAACGCCCTCGCGACCCCGCTGACCAACGCGGCCCAGCGCAACTTCCAACGCTGGCCCATCCTGACGGCGCCGACGGTCAGCTTCTTCCGCACCCCGACCTCGCCCACCTGGCAGGGCCAGGTCCAGGTCATGCAGGACTGGATGCTGCGACGCGCCGCCTGGCTGGACTCCACCGCCGGTTGGGGTGGCTCCGTCACCACGCCGCCGCCCACGACCCCACCACCGACCACCCCACCGCCCACGACGCCGCCGCCGGCGGCCGGCTGCACCGCGACGTACGCGATGACCAACCAGTGGACCGGCGGCTTCCAGGGCGAGGTACGGGTCACCGCCGGCACCTCGGCGATCAGCAACTGGACCGTGACGTGGACCTTCCCCGGTGGTCAGAGCGTCACCCAGGCCTGGAACGCGACAGTCACGAGCCAGGGGTCCACGGTCACCGCCCGCAACGTCGCCTACAACGGCGCACTGGGTGCCGGTGCCAGCACCACGTTCGGGTTCCTCGGCTCGTCCACCGGTACGCCGAGCACCCCGACGCTGACCTGCACGGCGAGCTGA
- a CDS encoding RICIN domain-containing protein — protein MKSAISTARLSVLAVAALVAATLPAVLTNQLPASAAVQATYYVAPDGNDANPGTLQSPFKTIQRARDVVRTINASMTGDIEVYLRGGRYPVSSTIEFGAADSGANGFRVSYAAYPNETPILDGGVPVTGWSQHSGNIWKAPLNRANKLRALYVNDKRAYMASKTVSSAGCYGTYNISAGQASWAWESGSQCDGARYSQNDFPAIARNQDDIEIETGTTWTTAIVGVRQVTTDGTSRVALLQQPGGAIAQGAFNGNAQSGGTHKLMNAYEFLDAPGEFYFDKGTQTVYYYKASSENMSTASVYAPNNVSTLLRVAGTSTSSHARNITFSGLTVQHSDWNLFNVAGSSFKQAQQGNLGAQVYAKGNFHVYYYRNVDVTPAMVQVQNADGILLSRNRIQHTGGDGISMVNDVQNSQLIGNHTNDVAGSAINIGHPQHVFIGDGTSSNNEKYSPQVEGLPKNIDIKNNYLYDSAVLFNGHSPISAYFVDTLTIQRNRIEKAPWSGITLGWGWWNFDGSSGSITPNRPTTTARNNTISYNHIIDTVQRLSDTAPIYTLGSQPGTTITNNYLQGVPSGHKYGLHPDEGSAFMTFRDNVLSIDKNVTWMINSDDWGRKHDLSITQIYGPINKVSNKNLPNSTVADILVSSDYVWPAAAYSIAANSGLEDAYRNIIPANTFSAPNYVLPASTFVTSATASIPIRSLGDATKSVWLAPYGTTTFTAGATMTRAAGTATSIAVPSTQGEYRVYVVDAQGNRSAESTSIVRQQSGGGGQGNGQLVGGQSGRCVEVPNSSTTNGTQTQLWDCSSGTNQRWTQTASKQLTVYGNKCLDASGAGTTNGTQVIIWDCHGGLNQQWNLNSNGTITNAQSGLCLDANGAATANGTKIILWSCNGGMNQQWTLRS, from the coding sequence GTGAAGTCAGCCATATCCACCGCGCGACTGTCAGTGTTGGCGGTGGCGGCGCTCGTCGCCGCAACGCTGCCGGCCGTGCTGACAAACCAGCTGCCGGCCTCGGCCGCAGTTCAGGCCACCTACTATGTCGCGCCGGACGGTAACGACGCCAACCCGGGCACGTTGCAGTCCCCGTTCAAGACGATCCAACGGGCGCGCGACGTCGTTCGGACGATAAACGCGAGCATGACCGGCGACATTGAGGTCTACCTGCGCGGTGGTCGTTATCCGGTCAGCAGCACCATCGAGTTCGGTGCCGCGGACTCTGGCGCCAACGGGTTCCGGGTCAGCTATGCCGCCTACCCCAACGAGACGCCGATCCTCGACGGCGGTGTCCCGGTGACCGGGTGGAGCCAGCACAGCGGGAACATCTGGAAGGCGCCACTGAACCGCGCCAACAAGCTGCGGGCGCTCTACGTCAACGACAAGCGCGCGTACATGGCGTCGAAGACGGTCAGCTCGGCGGGCTGCTACGGGACGTACAACATCAGCGCTGGTCAGGCCTCCTGGGCCTGGGAGTCGGGGTCGCAGTGCGACGGCGCGAGGTACAGCCAGAACGACTTCCCCGCCATCGCCCGCAACCAGGACGACATTGAGATCGAGACGGGCACGACCTGGACCACGGCCATCGTGGGGGTCCGTCAGGTGACCACCGACGGCACGAGCCGGGTCGCCCTGCTCCAGCAGCCGGGCGGGGCCATCGCCCAGGGCGCGTTCAACGGCAACGCCCAGTCGGGTGGCACGCACAAGCTGATGAACGCCTACGAGTTCCTGGACGCGCCCGGGGAGTTCTACTTCGACAAGGGCACCCAGACGGTCTACTACTACAAGGCCAGCTCGGAGAACATGTCGACCGCGTCGGTCTACGCGCCGAACAACGTCAGCACCCTGTTGCGGGTCGCCGGCACCTCGACGAGCAGCCACGCGCGCAACATCACCTTCTCCGGCCTGACGGTGCAGCACTCCGACTGGAACCTGTTCAACGTCGCCGGTTCGTCCTTCAAGCAGGCGCAGCAGGGCAACCTCGGCGCCCAGGTGTACGCGAAGGGCAACTTCCACGTCTACTACTACCGCAACGTGGATGTCACTCCCGCCATGGTCCAGGTGCAGAACGCCGACGGGATCCTCCTGAGCCGCAACCGGATCCAGCACACCGGTGGCGACGGCATCAGCATGGTCAACGACGTGCAGAACTCGCAGTTGATCGGCAACCACACCAACGACGTCGCCGGGTCGGCCATCAACATCGGTCACCCGCAGCACGTCTTCATCGGCGACGGCACGTCGAGCAACAACGAGAAGTACTCTCCCCAGGTCGAGGGGCTGCCGAAGAACATCGACATCAAGAACAACTACCTCTACGACAGCGCCGTCCTGTTCAACGGGCACAGCCCCATCTCGGCGTACTTCGTCGACACCCTCACGATCCAGCGCAACCGGATCGAGAAGGCTCCGTGGTCGGGCATCACCCTCGGCTGGGGTTGGTGGAACTTCGACGGATCGTCGGGCTCGATCACGCCGAACCGACCGACCACCACGGCGCGCAACAACACCATCAGCTACAACCACATCATCGACACGGTGCAGCGCCTGAGCGACACGGCGCCGATCTACACGCTCGGCAGCCAGCCGGGGACCACGATCACCAACAACTACCTCCAGGGCGTTCCCTCGGGTCACAAGTACGGGCTGCACCCGGACGAGGGATCGGCGTTCATGACGTTCCGGGACAACGTCCTGAGCATCGACAAGAACGTCACCTGGATGATCAATTCCGACGACTGGGGTCGGAAGCACGATCTGAGCATCACGCAGATCTACGGCCCGATCAACAAGGTCTCGAACAAGAACCTGCCGAACAGCACGGTCGCCGACATCCTCGTCTCCTCCGACTATGTCTGGCCGGCGGCGGCGTACAGCATCGCGGCCAACTCCGGCCTGGAGGACGCGTACCGGAACATCATTCCGGCGAACACCTTCTCCGCGCCGAACTATGTGTTGCCGGCCAGCACGTTCGTCACCAGCGCGACCGCGTCGATTCCGATCCGCAGCCTCGGCGACGCCACCAAGTCGGTCTGGCTGGCTCCGTACGGCACGACCACCTTCACCGCCGGAGCGACGATGACCAGGGCGGCCGGCACCGCCACGTCCATCGCCGTGCCGAGCACGCAGGGCGAGTACCGGGTCTACGTCGTCGACGCACAGGGCAACCGGTCGGCCGAGTCGACCTCGATCGTCCGGCAGCAGAGCGGTGGCGGCGGTCAGGGGAACGGCCAACTCGTGGGTGGCCAGTCCGGTCGGTGTGTGGAGGTGCCCAACTCCTCGACGACCAACGGCACGCAGACGCAACTCTGGGACTGCTCCAGCGGCACCAACCAGCGGTGGACCCAGACCGCCAGCAAGCAGCTGACCGTCTACGGCAACAAGTGCCTGGACGCGTCCGGGGCGGGCACGACCAACGGCACCCAGGTCATCATCTGGGACTGCCACGGTGGGCTCAACCAGCAGTGGAACCTCAACAGCAACGGCACGATCACGAACGCCCAGTCCGGGCTCTGCCTCGACGCCAATGGCGCCGCCACCGCGAACGGCACCAAGATCATCCTCTGGTCCTGCAACGGCGGCATGAACCAGCAGTGGACGCTGCGTAGCTGA
- a CDS encoding polyphosphate polymerase domain-containing protein, translating into MSAPPLARLTPIALAEVIDRAALQSRVDRKYVVAVEELPRLLDQLTPYARVLEIDGERSFRYESVYFDTPGLASYHCAAYRRRRRFKVRTRTYLDSAQCWLEVKLSGARGRVTKHRLPYLAEDRRTVRSGRGFVNDVLDRESILSDLAASPFEPVLVTSYRRSTLLLPRTASRVTIDTGLTWQNGDRALRLPGIAVVETKTSSAASLVDRILWQRGTRPVRISKYATGLAALRMDLPDVPWRRTLRRHFRANPPSALSELTVPTRSGQEASCA; encoded by the coding sequence ATGAGCGCGCCACCGCTGGCGAGGCTGACGCCGATCGCCCTCGCCGAGGTGATCGACCGCGCGGCGTTGCAGAGCAGGGTGGACCGCAAGTACGTGGTCGCGGTCGAGGAGTTGCCGCGCCTGCTGGACCAGCTCACCCCGTACGCCAGGGTGTTGGAGATCGATGGTGAGCGCAGCTTCCGGTACGAGTCGGTGTACTTCGACACGCCTGGTCTGGCCAGCTACCACTGCGCCGCGTACCGGCGGCGTCGGCGCTTCAAGGTGCGGACCCGGACCTACCTCGACTCGGCCCAGTGCTGGCTGGAGGTGAAGCTCAGCGGCGCGCGCGGACGGGTCACCAAGCACCGACTGCCGTATCTCGCCGAGGACCGCCGCACCGTCCGGTCCGGGCGCGGCTTCGTGAACGACGTGCTCGATCGGGAGTCGATCCTGTCCGACCTGGCGGCCAGCCCGTTCGAGCCGGTGCTGGTCACCAGCTACCGTCGCTCCACTCTGCTGCTACCGAGAACGGCGAGCCGGGTCACCATCGACACCGGGCTCACCTGGCAGAACGGCGACCGCGCCCTGCGACTGCCCGGCATCGCCGTCGTCGAGACCAAGACCAGCTCGGCCGCCTCACTGGTCGACCGCATTCTGTGGCAGCGCGGGACCAGGCCGGTCCGCATCTCGAAGTACGCCACCGGTCTCGCGGCTCTCCGCATGGACCTACCCGACGTGCCATGGCGGCGGACGCTACGCCGCCACTTCCGCGCCAACCCGCCCTCGGCGCTCTCGGAGTTGACCGTTCCCACCCGATCAGGACAGGAGGCATCGTGCGCATGA